The DNA region CGATTGCCATAGGTCATGAAGCACTACACCAACTGCCTCATCCTCCGCCTGCGCATGCCCGTCAGCGACGACCTGCACTCACGCAACTTCGTCACCAAGATCGCCAAGTATGACCGGGTCGTCGACATCCCTAATAGCAACACGATTCTTCACGACCTCCTGCCCGCTTCGATCCTCATGGCCGAGCACAAGGACACGGGCATCTACAACTTCACCAACCCGGGTGCCATCTCGCACAACGAGGTGCTCTCCCTGTTCAAGGAGATTGTGCGCCCTAGCTTCACGTGGAAGAACTTCTCACTCGAGGAGCAGGCCAAGGTCATCAAGGCCGGCCGTAGCAACTGCAAGCTCGACACGACGAAGCTTGAGAGGAAGCTCAAGGAGTACAACTACACGTTGCCTGAGATCCACGAGGCGTACCGCGGCTGCTTCGAGCGTATGAAGGCCAATGGTGTCGAGTAGATTGACTGAGGCGAGGTCGCGTTCGCCATGTATGGGAAATGGTGGATGTAGAGCAGAAATAGGAGGAGGGAAAAACAAACCAAAAGTCAGAAGAGCC from Colletotrichum higginsianum IMI 349063 chromosome 4, whole genome shotgun sequence includes:
- a CDS encoding NAD dependent epimerase/dehydratase, whose protein sequence is MASNGHSANRFLIWGGKGWVANHLKELLEKDGKEVYTTTVRMEDREGVLAELDKVKPTHVLNCAGCTGRPNVDWCEDNKEATMRSNVIGTLNLTDACYLKGIHCTVFATGCIYQYDDAHPIGGAGYLETDPANFKGSFYSETKGHVEEVMKHYTNCLILRLRMPVSDDLHSRNFVTKIAKYDRVVDIPNSNTILHDLLPASILMAEHKDTGIYNFTNPGAISHNEVLSLFKEIVRPSFTWKNFSLEEQAKVIKAGRSNCKLDTTKLERKLKEYNYTLPEIHEAYRGCFERMKANGVE